The nucleotide window GAGCCGGGGAGCGTGGAGGAGTTTCTTGCTGCTCAAGGGGAAGAGTTCAAGAAAGGATCCATGGATTCTCTTAGCCTTACTGTTGAAGACTTGGCTGGAGAGAAGATGTCCAGTGAATAGAGCAACAAGCTCTTTGTTGCTTTAGCTATTATAACCACTATTAGGACATGAACCCTgcagagaaaataaaatattttctatatttttattttcattttcgaGACAGATCAAGATACAGAATATTTGGCTCTTAGTTTTCAAAACAGAAATAAATTAGTTTGTGAAGATCTAGTAATAATTTCTAAAGTAGTTTATCACCACGAACACTTCTTGAATCAGACAGATATATACGTGAGATCTGTAACCAAGGATTTCAAATAGATCAAAATCTCTAGTATCGAAGACGTCACAAGGTTCCATGGAAGCTTCTGAAGAGAGGCAACAGCATAGAGATACAAAAACGAGTGTATGTTCACACAAGACCCCTGGTCGAGTAAGGATCGGTCTTTTAGCTAAAAGATTTGGTTATCTCGATTGGCTATTCTTAGCTTTGGTGTTTCTTGTTCTTTATATCATTGCCTGCAACTGCAACTATGATGTCTTTAGGAAAAGCTTTACGATGGGAAGGAAATAGCTGTGAAGACACCCTTTTTCTAGAGTTGTTTGAGGAATTGGGGGGAATTTTTGTCATTATTTCTAATGGTTGATTCTATTTTTTGctttaaaatagaataactttataatagagttgaaGTTTGCTTCAatagtatattatttttaaattgaaaaatagagcgatgaacaaaaaaaagaaacaatttattctataaatacaaatacagttaactcatttttattctattatatcattaaactaaataaaaataataaccaaaatagaaattaaattaatttaattgttTACTTTGTTGGTTAAATGAGCAACAATGAATTTATATCAACTATAATCTAGTAGATCTATGTTGGGCTGGGTCAATGAGAGAAAATTGAAGCAAGCCCCACGGGTATACGATAAAACAAATAATGTAGCAGAACTTTCTTTCACAATCCTACGTGTATGTGATTAGGAAAGATCAACTATATAGGAAgagtttgtaaaaaaaaaaaaaaaactatataggAAGAGAACTTATGAAATTTTGTCACATGttgtaatataatttatttaatgcGTTTTCTGTTAGCATTTCAAAGTTCTTGTGTCCTTGAGCCTAGGtgtttaattttgatttagttCTTCCTTGGCTCCGGTTTACAACAGTCTCTGGTGTTGATGTAAGTTTATCCTCGCACATGCTTGTCCTGATGGTGCGCTTGTTTTGACTTGGTGGTGTACCTTCAGGGTTGGGCTTGACTGCGAGTTATGATCAGTCCATCAGTTCCAACTTTAGTACATGTGGctttctaatgtttttttttcgtaTTATCCTACCTCATTGTTATTATCTCCCTCTTTTGAGCTATTGCTTCCGGAGATATTACTATTTTCTGCCGGCTTTTGTAATCCACGATGAGTTCCGTTACAAaagattataaaattttgaattaaaaaaaaagatataattCAATTTTCATTTCCTTGTTTTTAACTCTATATTTCTTTGTTCTACGAAATTAGATCGTATTGTTTTGGTTGATATATAACAAAGTAAAGATCATAGAGTACCTTGTTTTACAAGCAGTCaacatcaaaatattaaaaacttaaacTAAAATATAGATTAGGTAAAATATAGCTCGTGTGGTTCTTCTAGATCTAAATTGGTATAACAGAAATAGTGTATTCATCATGTCAGGTATAAAGAAAACTCAGAGACTATTGACTATCAACAACTACCAATTTTCTTCTAGCATGGAGTTGATAATACGTGATTGACTATTGTATCTCAAAGTCTGACAACTTTTATATGATGTAGATAACCGACCTCAATTTTTCCTTTCATTGGGTTGCAAAGATCTTAATGATGCAAACTTCGTTTCAAAGAAGCATCAGGAATCTGATATTACTAGTTAATACCACAACCACATTTGAGTTCCTAAACTGATTCAAAAGGTTTTAATCACATAGAATTCAACAAAACGCAGGTTTCACAATGTGTCTTTCATAACACAGAGTTTTGATACACAAAGCTCATAGGATATATTACTATCTTTTTTACAAGTCATCAGTTCAAAGGGATAACAATATCGCCAATGTTTTTGTGCCATGGATCGGCCAAGTGAGTAGCCAAGTTCTCCAATGGTCCTGTGCCTGGGTAGGCCGATTGTTGCACACAGAAGCCTACAAACGCCAACAGTGCAAGCCGCCCTGACACACCCAACAAAAACAACACATAACATTAGATATACATTTTACTAAAAATGATCAAGAAAGGCAAGATGTGCGTGTGTTTGTTTACCGTTCTTGATCTCTTTAACTTTCAACTCCTCGAACTTCTTTGGGTCTTTGGAGTATCCGAGAGGGTCAAATGCACCTCCCGGGTACTTTTTTTTCTCAGGGTCCTTCTCCATACTCCTTTGGTGCTCAACAAAGGCAATAGCTAAGAACTCTATAGCCAAGATTGTGGGCAAAGTACCCCAAGGGACTGGGTTCCCCAAGTAAGTGGCTTGTCCTCCAGGTACTGCTGCCCATTCCTGAGCCTTAACCCAGTTCCCATATCCCAAAGCCTCTGGTACCAAAATCCCTGGCTACAATCATAAAGCCATTTTTTTCATTAGATCAAAactttcaagaaaaaaaatactaaaaggtTGGATATTGAAGTAAATATTGAAACTTACAACAGCGAGCATAGCCCATCTACAGTGGATGAGCTCTGATTCTTTGTACCTCTCAAGGTTCTCTGGAACCTCTCCAAGTCC belongs to Brassica rapa cultivar Chiifu-401-42 chromosome A07, CAAS_Brap_v3.01, whole genome shotgun sequence and includes:
- the LOC103829997 gene encoding chlorophyll a-b binding protein 6, chloroplastic isoform X1 — protein: MASNSLMSCGIAAVYPSLLSSSKSKFVSAGVPLPNAGNVGRVRMAAHWMPGEPRPAYLDGSAPGDFGFDPLGLGEVPENLERYKESELIHCRWAMLAVPGILVPEALGYGNWVKAQEWAAVPGGQATYLGNPVPWGTLPTILAIEFLAIAFVEHQRSMEKDPEKKKYPGGAFDPLGYSKDPKKFEELKVKEIKNGRLALLAFVGFCVQQSAYPGTGPLENLATHLADPWHKNIGDIVIPLN
- the LOC103829997 gene encoding chlorophyll a-b binding protein 6, chloroplastic isoform X2, which codes for MASNSLMSCGIAAVYPSLLSSSKSKFVSAGVPLPNAGNVGRVRMAAHWMPGEPRPAYLDGSAPGDFGFDPLGLGEVPENLERYKESELIHCRWAMLAVPGILVPEALGYGNWVKAQEWAAVPGGQATYLGNPVPWGTLPTILAIEFLVHLTLSDTPKTQRSSRS